From the genome of Symphalangus syndactylus isolate Jambi chromosome 7, NHGRI_mSymSyn1-v2.1_pri, whole genome shotgun sequence, one region includes:
- the CDC23 gene encoding cell division cycle protein 23 homolog isoform X3, with protein MEDAQDMDAYTLAKAYFDVKEYDRAAHFLHGCNSKKAYFLYMYSRYLSGEKKKDDETVDSLGPLEKGQVKNEALRELRVELSKKHQARELDGFGLYLYGVVLRKLDLVKEAIDVFVEATHVLPLHWGAWLELCNLITDKEMLKFLSLPDTWMKEFFLAHIYTELQLIEEALQKYQNLIDVGFSKSSYIVSQIAVAYHNIRDIDKALSIFNELRKQDPYRIENMDTFSNLLYVRSMKSELSYLAHNLCEIDKYRVETCCVIGNYYSLRSQHEKAALYFQRALKLNPRYLGAWTLMGHEYMEMKNTSAAIQAYRHAIEVNKRDYRAWYGLGQTYEILKMPFYCLYYYRRAHQLRPNDSRMLVALGECYEKLNQLVEAKKCYWRAYAVGDVEKMALVKLAKLHEQLTESEQAAQCYIKYIQDIYSCGEIVEHLEESTAFRYLAQYYFKCKLWDEASTCAQKCCAFNDTREEGKALLRQILQLRNQGETPTTEVPAPFFLPASLSANNTPTRRVSPLNLSSVTP; from the exons tctggagaaaaaaagaaggacgATGAAACAGTTGATAGCTTAG GCCCCCTGGAAAAAGGACAAGTGAAAAATGAGGCTCTTAGAGAATTGAGAGTGGAGCTCAGCAAAAAACACCAAGCTCGAGAACTTGATGGATTTGGACTTTATCT gtaTGGTGTGGTGCTTCGAAAACTGGACTTGGTTAAAGAGGCCATTGATGTATTTGTGGAAGCTACTCATGTTTTGCCCTTGCATTGGGGAGCCTGGTTAGAACTCTGTAACCTGATCACAGACAAAGAGATG ctGAAGTTCCTGTCTTTGCCAGACACCTGGATGAAAGAGTTTTTTCTGGCTCATATATACACAGAGTTGCAGTTGATAGAGGAGGCTCTGCAAAAGTATCAGAATCTCATTGATGTGGGCTTCTCTAAGAGCTCATATATTGTTTCCCAAATTGCAGTTGCCTATCACAATATCAGAG ATATTGACAAAGCTCTCTCCATTTTTAATGAGCTAAGGAAACAAGACCCTTACAGGATTGAAAATATGGACACATTCTCCAACCTTCTTTATGTCAGG AGCATGAAATCGGAGTTAAGTTATCTGGCTCATAACCTCTGTGAGATTGATAAATATCGTGTAGAAACGTGCTGTGTAATTG GCAATTATTACAGTTTACGTTCTCAGCATGAGAAAGCAGCCTTATATTTCCAGAGAGCCCTGAAATTAAATCCTCGGTATCTTGGTGCCTGGACACTGATGGGACATGAGTACATGGAGATGAAGAACACGTCTGCTGCTATCCAGGCTTATAG ACATGCCATTGAGGTCAACAAACGGGACTACAGAGCTTGGTATGGCCTTGGGCAGACCTATGAAATCCTTAAGATGCCATTTTACTGCCTTTATTATTATAGACGGGCCCACCAGCTTCG ACCCAATGATTCTCGCATGCTGGTTGCTTTAGGAGAATGTTATGAGAAACTCAATCAACTAGTGGAAGCCAAAAAG tgtTATTGGAGAGCTTACGCCGTGggagatgtggagaaaatggCTCTGGTGAAACTGGCAAA GCTTCATGAACAGTTGACTGAGTCAGAACAGGCTGCCCAGTGTTACATCAAATATATCCAAGATATTTATTCCTGTGGG GAAATAGTAGAACACTTGGAGGAAAGCACTGCTTTTCGCTATCTGGCCCAGTACTATTTTAAGTGCAAACTGTGGGATGAAGCTTCAACTTGTGCACAAAAGTGTTGTGCATTTAATGAT ACCCGGGAAGAAGGTAAGGCCTTACTCCGGCAAATCCTACAGCTTCGGAACCAAGGCGAGACTCCTACCACCGAGGTGCCTGCTCCCTTTTTCCTGCCTGCTTCACTCTCTGCTAACAATACCCCCACACGCAGAGTTTCTCCACTCAACTTGTCTTCTGTCACGCCATAG